One Enterococcus silesiacus genomic window carries:
- a CDS encoding ABC transporter produces MRDEQTKGIRKSQDPLKTLKRLFSYMVKKYKFRLVLVMILILLSTFANVRGSLFLQVVIDDYITPLLGQSNPNFSGLLKAITTMALIYGVGIISNLGFNLIMVRISEGTQKTIRDEMFTHLETLPIRYFDSNSDGDIMSHFTNDTDTLRQMISQSIPNLIAAVVSFVSVFIAMFTISVPLTLVVIVSVAIMIVTIRMIAGRSSRYFGKQQRDLGSVNGYIEEIMHGQKVVKIFNHEPQTIKQFKGINEELRQSATQANKYANSLMPIMMNLLNIQYVLLAVVGGIFSVYGVSGLTIGMIASFLQLSRSLNMPISQVSQQINFVIMALAGADRIFNLIDEKSEIDDGYVTLVNVNRESGNLVESEARTGIWAWKHPHADGTVTYTELTGDVRFEDVSFGYTDNHRVLKDINLYAEPGQKVAFVGATGAGKTTITNLINRFYDIQEGKIRYDGINVKKIKKNSLRRSLGIVLQDTHLFTGTIRENIRYGKLDASDDDVIQAAQLANAEDFINNLPNKYDTVITGDGEGLSQGQRQLLSIARAAIADPPVMILDEATSSIDTRTEKHVQAGMDRLMKGRTVFVIAHRLSTIQNSDAIMVMDHGQIIERGSHEDLLEEKGIYHQLYTGKVELS; encoded by the coding sequence ATGCGTGATGAACAAACAAAAGGGATTCGCAAAAGTCAAGATCCTTTGAAAACCTTAAAGCGGCTGTTTTCATATATGGTTAAAAAATATAAGTTTCGTCTCGTATTAGTAATGATTCTCATTTTACTAAGTACCTTTGCCAATGTTCGAGGCTCTTTATTCTTACAAGTAGTGATCGATGATTATATTACGCCGCTACTTGGACAAAGCAATCCTAACTTTTCTGGACTATTAAAGGCAATTACAACGATGGCACTAATTTATGGTGTTGGGATTATTTCAAATTTAGGCTTTAATCTAATCATGGTTCGTATTAGTGAAGGAACACAAAAAACGATTCGAGATGAAATGTTTACCCATCTTGAGACACTGCCAATCCGTTATTTCGATTCAAATTCTGACGGAGATATCATGAGTCATTTTACCAATGATACGGATACTTTAAGACAGATGATTTCTCAAAGTATTCCTAATCTGATTGCAGCTGTGGTCAGTTTTGTCAGCGTGTTTATTGCCATGTTTACCATCAGTGTACCATTGACTTTAGTGGTGATCGTCTCGGTTGCCATAATGATTGTGACGATTCGGATGATCGCTGGGCGCAGTAGCCGTTATTTTGGCAAGCAGCAACGGGATTTAGGCAGCGTAAACGGCTATATCGAAGAAATAATGCATGGTCAAAAAGTGGTGAAAATATTTAATCATGAACCGCAAACAATCAAACAGTTTAAAGGCATCAATGAAGAATTACGCCAAAGCGCTACTCAAGCGAATAAATATGCGAATAGCTTAATGCCGATCATGATGAATTTACTAAACATTCAATATGTACTCTTGGCAGTAGTTGGAGGTATTTTTTCTGTATATGGTGTCTCTGGTCTGACCATTGGGATGATTGCTTCTTTTCTTCAATTAAGTCGTTCTTTGAATATGCCAATTAGCCAAGTGTCGCAACAAATCAACTTTGTGATTATGGCGTTAGCAGGAGCAGATCGGATCTTTAATTTGATTGATGAAAAATCAGAAATTGATGATGGTTATGTGACGTTGGTCAATGTAAATCGTGAGTCAGGAAATCTTGTTGAAAGTGAAGCGCGGACTGGGATTTGGGCATGGAAACACCCACATGCAGATGGTACGGTTACGTATACGGAGCTAACAGGGGATGTGCGTTTTGAAGATGTGTCTTTTGGCTATACAGATAACCATCGAGTATTAAAAGATATTAATCTATATGCTGAACCAGGTCAAAAAGTCGCATTTGTAGGGGCGACAGGAGCTGGTAAAACGACGATTACAAACTTGATCAATCGATTCTACGATATTCAAGAAGGAAAAATCCGTTATGATGGAATCAATGTGAAAAAAATCAAAAAGAATTCGTTAAGAAGGTCCTTAGGGATTGTTTTACAAGACACGCATTTATTCACAGGGACGATTCGCGAAAATATCCGCTATGGGAAGCTAGATGCATCGGATGATGATGTGATTCAAGCCGCTCAACTCGCTAATGCGGAAGATTTTATTAATAATTTACCTAATAAATATGATACTGTGATTACTGGTGATGGAGAAGGCTTGTCACAGGGGCAACGTCAATTATTATCCATTGCTCGAGCTGCGATTGCTGATCCACCAGTAATGATTTTAGATGAAGCGACATCAAGTATTGATACCAGAACTGAAAAACATGTACAAGCTGGAATGGATCGTTTGATGAAAGGCAGAACGGTATTTGTTATTGCACATCGCTTGTCGACGATTCAAAATTCAGATGCAATCATGGTAATGGATCATGGCCAAATCATCGAACGAGGCAGTCATGAAGACTTACTTGAAGAAAAAGGAATTTATCATCAACTATACACAGGAAAAGTAGAACTATCATAA
- a CDS encoding toxin codes for MNDYEILVEEIQKSVPIIEKELYANTGCFGLYRNGRIYIEQTLELKRKKEILAEEYAHYKTSVGEIINQNSTEARKQENKARNYSYDILVSLDDLIACSEAGLNTHYDCAEFLNVSNNTLKKVFSYYQQKYGYTYFYKGRIFEFRDSSVMILNTGLLQNL; via the coding sequence TTGAATGACTATGAAATATTAGTTGAGGAAATTCAAAAAAGCGTGCCGATCATCGAAAAAGAGTTATATGCCAATACTGGTTGTTTTGGATTATATCGTAACGGTCGCATTTATATTGAACAAACATTGGAATTAAAAAGAAAAAAAGAAATATTAGCTGAAGAGTATGCTCATTATAAAACTTCTGTGGGTGAAATAATTAATCAAAATTCTACAGAAGCGAGAAAACAAGAAAATAAAGCCAGAAATTATTCATATGATATCCTCGTTTCTTTAGATGATTTAATTGCTTGCTCTGAAGCTGGTCTCAATACTCATTATGACTGTGCTGAATTCCTTAACGTTTCAAACAATACTCTAAAAAAAGTATTCTCATATTATCAACAAAAATATGGGTACACTTATTTTTATAAAGGAAGAATCTTTGAGTTTCGAGATTCATCAGTAATGATTTTAAATACTGGATTACTACAAAATTTATGA
- a CDS encoding 50S ribosomal protein L27, whose product MLLNMNLQLFAHKKGGGSTSNGRDSESKRLGAKSADGQTVTGGSILYRQRGTKIYPGANVGIGGDDTLFAKVDGVVRFERKGRDKKQVSVYPVAN is encoded by the coding sequence ATGTTATTAAATATGAATTTACAATTATTCGCCCACAAAAAAGGTGGAGGTTCTACTTCCAACGGACGTGATTCAGAATCTAAACGCTTAGGCGCTAAAAGTGCTGATGGACAAACTGTTACTGGTGGATCAATTTTATACCGTCAACGCGGAACTAAAATTTACCCAGGAGCAAACGTAGGTATCGGCGGAGACGACACTTTATTTGCTAAAGTTGACGGTGTAGTACGTTTTGAACGTAAAGGCCGTGACAAAAAACAAGTGTCTGTTTACCCAGTAGCAAATTAA
- a CDS encoding XRE family transcriptional regulator: MIKVTTEVRLKQIMSERNIKQIDIIRMSEPFQKELGIKMGKSTFSQYVNGKQSPDQDRIYLLSKTLNVNEPWLMGYDVAKERIPDEKRDTLNSKNDISSIYNNLSESRQSKVYDFARQQLEEQNKIKEFPLPKKIDTLAAHSADPEKVYTDDEVKNIHSYLDKLDDEYDSKHKK, translated from the coding sequence ATCATTAAAGTTACTACTGAAGTTAGACTCAAACAGATTATGAGCGAGAGAAATATCAAGCAGATTGATATAATTAGAATGTCCGAGCCTTTTCAAAAAGAATTAGGAATAAAAATGGGAAAAAGTACATTTTCACAGTATGTAAATGGGAAACAATCCCCAGATCAAGATAGAATATACCTCCTATCTAAAACTTTAAATGTTAATGAGCCTTGGTTAATGGGTTATGACGTTGCTAAAGAAAGGATACCAGATGAAAAACGAGATACTTTAAATTCTAAAAATGATATTTCTTCTATATATAACAACCTAAGCGAAAGTCGCCAATCAAAGGTATATGATTTTGCAAGACAACAATTAGAAGAGCAAAATAAAATTAAAGAATTTCCACTTCCTAAAAAAATCGATACCCTTGCTGCTCACTCAGCTGATCCAGAAAAAGTATATACGGATGATGAGGTAAAGAATATTCATTCTTATTTAGATAAACTAGATGACGAATATGATTCAAAGCATAAAAAATAA
- a CDS encoding repressor, whose protein sequence is MSYDYSTLSGKIVEKFGTQYNFAIAMGLSERTVSLKLNSRVSWKDDEMIQACELLGIETSEIYQYFFKSKVHVS, encoded by the coding sequence ATGAGTTATGATTATTCTACATTGTCAGGAAAAATTGTCGAAAAATTTGGAACCCAATATAATTTTGCGATTGCAATGGGACTTTCAGAAAGAACTGTTTCATTAAAGTTAAATAGTAGAGTTTCTTGGAAAGATGATGAAATGATACAAGCCTGCGAATTGCTCGGGATAGAGACTTCCGAGATTTATCAATATTTTTTTAAATCGAAAGTTCATGTTTCGTGA
- a CDS encoding alpha/beta hydrolase: protein MSILPPNKPQVPKDTPRNFFIWGPTMGGKSFLATQFPNPIVFNTDGNAEANTVPSVQLRNIKDEKGKIKRSVIDQLDKLITALQTEKHTYQTVVLDVIDDIIVMLEQYICDKEDVETLGDIPYGKGYAAFTNIFQQLVIELKSLPMNVIYISRNASKMEGLTEIEIPSLKEKHQNIVNGNCDLSIQCKKVGKNYIRVAKARRKDYMRDQVDDPAILKILDSITGVFGKSPKTTKKQQEAIVKEIEKKEDVLIAAETSEETPSKEAIEKTESKKETEPARKKTAPVNKEASKVAANTTGTGKRIKPQI, encoded by the coding sequence ATGTCGATTTTACCACCAAACAAACCACAAGTACCAAAAGACACACCTAGAAATTTTTTCATCTGGGGACCAACAATGGGCGGCAAGTCGTTTCTAGCAACACAATTTCCGAACCCAATTGTATTTAACACAGATGGGAATGCTGAGGCAAACACTGTTCCTTCAGTTCAACTTAGAAACATCAAAGATGAAAAAGGGAAAATAAAGCGTTCAGTGATCGATCAATTAGATAAATTAATCACTGCACTGCAAACCGAAAAACACACCTATCAAACAGTGGTTCTGGATGTTATCGATGACATTATTGTGATGCTCGAACAGTACATCTGTGACAAAGAAGATGTTGAAACGTTGGGCGATATTCCTTACGGGAAAGGTTACGCAGCCTTTACTAATATTTTTCAGCAGCTGGTTATTGAACTAAAATCATTGCCAATGAATGTAATCTACATTTCCAGAAATGCTTCTAAAATGGAAGGACTAACTGAAATAGAAATTCCTTCACTGAAAGAAAAACATCAAAATATCGTGAACGGGAATTGTGATTTATCTATTCAATGTAAGAAAGTAGGGAAAAATTATATCCGTGTAGCTAAAGCTAGAAGAAAAGACTACATGAGAGATCAAGTAGACGATCCGGCAATTTTAAAAATCTTAGATTCAATTACTGGGGTTTTTGGTAAATCTCCAAAAACTACGAAAAAACAGCAAGAAGCGATCGTCAAAGAAATTGAGAAAAAAGAAGATGTTTTAATTGCTGCAGAAACTAGTGAGGAAACTCCCAGTAAAGAAGCAATTGAAAAAACTGAATCAAAAAAAGAAACTGAGCCAGCAAGAAAAAAGACAGCTCCTGTTAATAAAGAAGCATCTAAAGTGGCAGCAAATACCACTGGGACAGGCAAACGAATTAAACCACAAATCTAA
- a CDS encoding 50S ribosomal protein L21, protein MYAIIKTGGKQVKVEVGQAIYVEKLDVEAGEKVVFDEVILVGGESTKVGAPTVAGATVEGTVEKHGKQKKVVTFKYKPKKHTHRKQGHRQPYTKVVINAINA, encoded by the coding sequence ATGTACGCAATTATCAAAACTGGTGGTAAACAAGTAAAAGTTGAGGTAGGTCAAGCAATTTACGTTGAAAAATTAGACGTAGAAGCTGGCGAAAAAGTTGTTTTTGACGAAGTTATCTTAGTGGGTGGCGAATCTACGAAAGTAGGAGCTCCAACTGTCGCAGGTGCAACTGTCGAAGGAACTGTAGAAAAACACGGCAAACAAAAGAAAGTCGTGACTTTCAAATACAAACCTAAAAAACACACTCACCGCAAACAAGGTCACCGTCAACCATATACAAAAGTTGTAATCAACGCAATCAACGCATAA
- a CDS encoding endonuclease yields the protein MFGLEKTDNNVTENRSSFVGGSDVPVILGLSKYKTQYQLAQEKAGIIKAENISNPYIQFGNKMEPSIREYINTKNSLHFHPDTFIDRDEMIRSNVDGIDEENKILLEIKTHGSKPTMKVYEAQMQLYFHQTGCNYGWLAMYQRPSDFDMEFDSANLKIKEIERDQLAIEKILDSIETFWIRLEYLKEYPDMSEKDYYSIGNDVDKLVARVEKFELQMMEFKGKAKIIEAQQKEFREQLYQKMEENDIKKIDTGDLLITRVLPTVRKSVDSTKLKKELPDVYENYLKESQVKGSIRIKAKAE from the coding sequence ATGTTCGGACTAGAAAAAACAGACAATAATGTAACCGAGAACCGGAGTTCATTTGTTGGCGGCTCAGATGTACCAGTCATTTTAGGTTTATCAAAATATAAAACACAGTACCAGCTGGCGCAAGAAAAAGCCGGAATTATTAAAGCAGAAAATATCAGTAATCCGTATATCCAATTCGGAAATAAGATGGAGCCATCTATTCGGGAATATATCAATACTAAAAACAGTTTACATTTTCATCCAGATACTTTCATCGATAGAGATGAAATGATTCGATCCAATGTAGATGGTATTGATGAAGAAAATAAAATTCTCTTAGAAATAAAAACTCATGGATCAAAACCGACTATGAAAGTATACGAAGCTCAGATGCAGCTGTATTTCCATCAAACAGGTTGCAATTATGGATGGTTGGCCATGTATCAACGACCTTCTGATTTTGATATGGAATTTGACTCAGCCAATTTAAAAATCAAAGAAATAGAACGAGATCAACTTGCAATCGAAAAAATACTTGATTCCATTGAGACATTCTGGATCCGTCTAGAATACTTGAAAGAATATCCTGATATGTCTGAAAAAGACTATTATTCAATCGGAAATGATGTAGATAAACTGGTTGCTCGTGTAGAGAAATTTGAACTGCAGATGATGGAATTCAAAGGAAAAGCAAAAATAATTGAGGCGCAACAAAAAGAATTCAGAGAGCAACTCTATCAAAAAATGGAAGAAAATGACATCAAAAAAATTGATACAGGTGATCTATTAATAACCAGAGTACTTCCGACTGTTCGTAAATCAGTTGATAGTACAAAGCTAAAAAAAGAACTTCCTGATGTGTATGAAAATTATCTTAAAGAATCTCAGGTCAAAGGATCAATCAGGATTAAAGCAAAGGCTGAATAA
- a CDS encoding ABC transporter gives MIKKLIANIGVYKKESIITPLYVTGEVILDIIIPLVMAMMIDNGIEKGNTNAILMYGAILFVCAIIALFFGAMSGRYAAVASAGFAKNLRDQLFVRIQGFSFSNIDRFSTSSLITRMTTDVTNVQNAYQMIIRLLVRSPLIMIFSLAMAYSINKDLSLIYLGVVPFLMIGLALVIYFAHPNFNKVFRIYDKLNNVVQENLQGIRVVKSYVREEHEDEKFKTVSKDIYKTFSKAQSIVAFNNPILQFAVYTCMLLISWLGAKFVVGSTLTTGELVSMFTYTMQILMSLNMLSMVFVIVLIARTSAERITEVLSEESDLKNNADPLYEIPDGSVRFNDVCFSYANDLEKLALMHANMEIKSGEVIGIVGGTGSSKSTFVQLIPRLYDVTQGSVEVGGHDVRNYDLKSLRDQVSMVLQNNVLFTGTIKENLRWGNEEATDEDLIRACKIAQADSFIEEFPDKYDTMLSQGGNNVSGGQKQRLCIARALLKKPKILILDDSTSAVDTKTDRLIREGMRQEIPGTTTFIIGQRVSSIEDSDRIIVMDKGLINAIGTHDELLASNQIYQEVYESQKKGFGEENA, from the coding sequence ATGATAAAAAAACTGATCGCCAACATAGGTGTCTATAAAAAAGAAAGTATCATTACACCGCTTTATGTAACAGGAGAAGTCATTCTAGATATCATTATTCCTCTAGTGATGGCAATGATGATTGATAATGGCATCGAAAAGGGAAATACAAATGCTATTTTAATGTATGGAGCGATTTTATTTGTGTGTGCAATCATTGCGTTATTTTTTGGTGCGATGTCAGGTCGTTATGCCGCAGTTGCTTCAGCTGGGTTTGCCAAGAATTTACGAGATCAATTATTTGTTCGCATCCAAGGTTTCTCTTTTTCTAACATTGATCGCTTTTCCACATCAAGCTTAATTACACGGATGACAACAGATGTGACCAATGTTCAAAATGCTTACCAAATGATTATTCGGCTTTTAGTCCGGAGTCCATTGATCATGATTTTTTCATTAGCCATGGCTTATAGTATCAATAAGGATCTGTCCTTGATTTATTTAGGGGTTGTACCGTTTTTGATGATTGGTTTAGCGCTAGTTATTTATTTTGCTCATCCTAATTTTAACAAAGTTTTTCGTATTTATGATAAATTAAATAACGTTGTTCAAGAAAATTTACAAGGGATTCGTGTCGTTAAATCTTATGTAAGAGAAGAACATGAAGACGAAAAATTCAAAACAGTTTCTAAAGATATCTACAAAACATTCTCAAAAGCACAAAGTATTGTTGCTTTTAATAATCCCATTTTACAGTTTGCAGTCTACACCTGTATGTTGCTGATTTCATGGTTAGGGGCAAAATTTGTAGTAGGGAGCACGTTGACTACTGGGGAATTGGTCAGTATGTTTACGTATACAATGCAAATTTTAATGAGTTTAAATATGTTATCAATGGTTTTTGTCATCGTACTGATTGCACGGACTTCTGCTGAGCGAATCACTGAGGTGTTATCAGAAGAAAGTGATTTAAAAAACAATGCAGATCCTCTTTATGAAATTCCAGATGGTTCTGTTCGCTTTAATGATGTTTGTTTTAGCTATGCGAATGATCTTGAAAAATTGGCGTTGATGCATGCAAATATGGAAATAAAATCAGGTGAAGTGATCGGGATCGTTGGTGGAACCGGTAGTTCTAAATCAACATTCGTTCAGTTGATTCCAAGATTATACGATGTAACGCAAGGCTCGGTCGAAGTTGGCGGACATGATGTGCGGAATTATGATTTGAAATCTTTGCGGGATCAAGTCAGTATGGTTTTACAAAACAATGTATTGTTTACAGGAACAATCAAAGAAAATCTGCGCTGGGGAAACGAAGAGGCCACAGACGAAGACTTGATCAGAGCTTGTAAAATTGCTCAGGCAGATAGTTTTATCGAAGAATTTCCTGATAAATATGATACGATGCTTTCCCAAGGTGGAAACAATGTATCGGGTGGACAAAAACAGCGTTTATGTATAGCACGTGCATTATTGAAAAAACCAAAAATTTTGATTTTAGATGATTCGACAAGTGCCGTAGATACAAAAACAGATCGTTTGATCAGGGAAGGAATGCGACAAGAAATACCTGGAACGACAACGTTTATTATCGGCCAGCGTGTGTCTTCTATTGAAGATTCTGATCGCATTATTGTCATGGATAAAGGCTTGATCAATGCTATTGGAACCCATGATGAATTATTAGCTAGTAATCAGATTTATCAAGAAGTCTACGAGTCTCAAAAGAAAGGATTTGGTGAAGAGAATGCGTGA
- a CDS encoding DNA helicase yields the protein MLYEFQKRSVEIADSNYLFALDTGTGKTITSIHQYLKWSKGEPLLIVAPPQKLKEEGWRRDIQAVCNFYKIEITYAELSFGKLADSYMLYKGWFVIIDEAHYIKNPTSKRGKAAVKLTKQSTHFELLTATPASNGWEDTYNYFIMFGYFKNKKEMNDRHALWGTMFLGNRRIPKIEGWKYEEELQEMYNSFTISISKDDALDLPPLVIKDVPFVRASEYQKISKDRVYEDVDYDTPSKLAHGLRFYANQKDKLEYIKMLFEGTFNNIVIFYYYQKEVEELKKMAKGKTIFEVSGQASKLPHKETWDKLKNSVTFVQYMAGSAGIELQYSNLVVFYTPTYSYQDYSQALGRAYRNGQTKKVTVLRFITQATIEQAVYEALEQKQDFSEELYMKTKL from the coding sequence ATGTTATATGAGTTTCAAAAACGAAGTGTTGAAATAGCAGACAGTAACTACCTGTTTGCCTTAGATACAGGTACGGGTAAAACGATCACTTCCATTCATCAATATTTGAAATGGTCAAAAGGTGAACCTTTATTGATAGTCGCTCCACCTCAGAAATTGAAAGAGGAAGGTTGGCGCAGAGATATTCAAGCAGTCTGTAATTTCTATAAGATCGAAATCACTTATGCAGAATTAAGCTTTGGAAAACTAGCAGACAGTTACATGCTGTATAAAGGTTGGTTCGTGATCATTGATGAAGCACATTACATTAAAAATCCGACAAGTAAAAGAGGTAAGGCAGCTGTCAAATTAACAAAGCAGTCTACACACTTTGAATTGTTAACTGCGACACCTGCTTCCAACGGCTGGGAAGATACGTACAACTATTTCATCATGTTCGGTTACTTCAAAAATAAGAAAGAAATGAATGATCGTCATGCATTATGGGGAACCATGTTTCTGGGGAATAGAAGAATACCAAAAATTGAAGGATGGAAATATGAAGAAGAACTCCAAGAAATGTACAACAGTTTTACTATCTCAATTAGTAAAGATGATGCGTTAGATCTGCCGCCATTAGTTATCAAAGATGTTCCATTTGTTAGGGCTAGTGAGTATCAAAAAATTTCTAAAGATCGTGTGTATGAAGATGTTGATTATGATACGCCATCTAAACTTGCTCATGGTTTGAGGTTCTATGCGAATCAGAAAGACAAATTGGAATATATAAAAATGCTGTTTGAAGGGACATTCAATAATATTGTAATTTTCTACTACTATCAGAAGGAAGTCGAAGAGCTAAAAAAAATGGCTAAAGGTAAAACAATTTTTGAAGTGAGTGGTCAGGCATCTAAGCTACCCCATAAAGAAACATGGGACAAACTAAAAAATTCAGTAACTTTTGTTCAATACATGGCTGGAAGTGCTGGCATTGAACTGCAGTATTCAAATTTAGTTGTCTTTTATACACCGACTTATTCTTATCAAGATTACAGTCAAGCTTTAGGTCGTGCATATCGGAATGGTCAAACGAAGAAAGTTACAGTGCTGCGTTTCATCACTCAAGCAACGATCGAACAAGCTGTTTATGAAGCATTAGAACAAAAGCAAGACTTTTCAGAAGAGTTGTATATGAAGACTAAATTGTAA
- a CDS encoding phage tail protein, with translation MYYFEDTTKKVHKDDLILPSSAMMYDGVYLEKMIDGYRTLAVTGREMLSLTVDTQETQVGSIKLNQKLPARTIKVTYQLIGKDAKEVQKKYRQLMQLLYKESAVEIRFKDELDYHYHGQYMTTDEVRGDTNSIIASFEILCTDPKKYSVLLKTDGPITTYLPYQTIPEKITVTIAAFGPLKITNSDQTIKITSYNLSAGDQVVFDFLKGKVFVNELDQTFLLDLESDFENFSIKEGQTVQCNNGKMTISYREVQL, from the coding sequence ATGTATTATTTTGAAGACACAACTAAAAAAGTCCATAAAGATGATTTGATCCTTCCTTCTTCAGCCATGATGTATGATGGTGTTTATCTCGAAAAAATGATCGATGGTTATCGTACTTTAGCGGTAACAGGTAGAGAAATGCTGTCACTTACGGTAGATACACAAGAAACTCAGGTTGGAAGTATTAAATTAAATCAAAAATTACCCGCTCGAACAATTAAAGTGACCTATCAATTGATTGGAAAAGATGCTAAAGAGGTTCAGAAAAAATACCGTCAATTGATGCAATTGCTTTATAAAGAGTCGGCTGTTGAAATTCGCTTTAAAGATGAATTGGATTATCATTATCACGGACAATATATGACAACAGATGAAGTTCGTGGAGATACCAATAGTATCATTGCAAGCTTTGAAATTCTTTGTACCGATCCCAAGAAATATTCGGTGTTACTGAAAACGGACGGACCCATTACAACCTATTTACCCTATCAAACGATACCAGAAAAAATCACAGTAACGATTGCCGCGTTTGGTCCTTTAAAGATTACAAACAGCGACCAAACAATTAAAATCACTAGTTACAATTTAAGCGCAGGCGATCAAGTGGTTTTTGATTTCTTAAAAGGAAAAGTTTTTGTAAATGAACTAGATCAAACTTTTTTACTAGATTTAGAAAGTGATTTTGAAAATTTTAGTATTAAAGAAGGTCAAACTGTTCAGTGTAATAATGGCAAAATGACCATCTCTTATCGGGAGGTACAACTATGA
- a CDS encoding recombinase RecB, whose amino-acid sequence MAGPEKKVEDKIKKYLDSLGAYYLKVHGSMYQPSGTPDILACVNGRFIGIEVKRADGKGRGSALQKSKIKKIQDAGGVAFFAKSVDEVSAMLKHENVI is encoded by the coding sequence ATGGCTGGACCGGAAAAGAAAGTTGAAGACAAAATAAAAAAATATCTTGATTCTTTAGGTGCCTATTATTTGAAAGTACACGGATCGATGTATCAGCCTTCAGGTACTCCAGATATTTTAGCATGTGTAAACGGCCGTTTTATCGGAATTGAAGTAAAGCGAGCTGACGGAAAAGGTAGAGGATCCGCATTACAGAAAAGTAAAATCAAAAAAATTCAAGATGCAGGAGGTGTAGCTTTCTTTGCAAAATCAGTGGATGAAGTATCCGCAATGCTCAAGCATGAAAATGTTATATGA